Proteins from a genomic interval of Ghiorsea bivora:
- the cbiB gene encoding adenosylcobinamide-phosphate synthase CbiB: MFFDHVFWTLSLALAFEYIWGDPKSNWHPVATLGNFAEQIEKLLWKNSRFSGFLAWFLVFFGSLSIFITLWYHLAYDHAWLSVIFEALLFWFSLGWKSLIEHTQSITSANNIEEAKAKVSMVVGRNTDQMNQQDIHKASIESLAENTSDAIIAPLFWFILLGAWGAWAYRIINTLDAMWGYKNEKYTYFGWFAAKIDDIANFFPARITALLMLLQQPRLLNKIPSIYHQAKQHLSPNAGFPETAMAFLLGIRLGGDVVRDTGIEHRAYMGDNPQSITTTHIQQAIHISNRCVYTMLGLTYTGILYTSFMHML; encoded by the coding sequence CCACTTTAGGTAATTTTGCCGAACAAATTGAGAAGCTTTTATGGAAAAATAGCAGATTTTCAGGTTTCCTTGCTTGGTTTTTGGTATTTTTCGGCTCTTTAAGCATCTTTATTACGCTTTGGTATCATCTTGCTTACGACCATGCGTGGTTATCCGTCATTTTTGAAGCTTTATTATTCTGGTTCTCTTTGGGCTGGAAATCGCTGATTGAACATACCCAAAGCATTACCTCAGCAAACAATATTGAAGAGGCAAAAGCCAAAGTCAGTATGGTGGTTGGACGCAACACAGACCAAATGAACCAGCAAGACATTCACAAAGCCAGCATTGAATCCTTAGCCGAAAACACTTCTGATGCCATCATTGCCCCATTATTTTGGTTTATATTGTTGGGGGCTTGGGGAGCTTGGGCTTACCGCATTATCAACACTTTGGATGCCATGTGGGGCTATAAAAATGAAAAATACACTTATTTTGGTTGGTTTGCGGCAAAAATAGATGATATTGCTAACTTTTTTCCTGCCCGTATCACGGCGCTGTTGATGTTACTCCAACAACCACGTCTTTTGAATAAAATTCCAAGCATTTACCATCAAGCCAAACAACATTTATCACCCAATGCTGGGTTCCCAGAAACTGCCATGGCATTTCTTTTAGGTATTCGTTTGGGTGGTGATGTTGTCCGCGATACAGGCATAGAACATCGCGCATACATGGGTGATAACCCACAAAGCATCACCACCACACATATCCAACAAGCTATCCATATCAGCAACCGCTGTGTTTATACCATGTTAGGCTTAACATATACCGGTATTCTCTATACAAGTTTCATGCATATGTTATGA
- a CDS encoding aminotransferase class I/II-fold pyridoxal phosphate-dependent enzyme produces MTNLPHGGNIEEIAKQWECAPADILDLSTGLHPAGPPTWLGNWLKENSHLVGHYPDRFGEPARSALATFMGIAPENILIIAGAQAAIEVLPQALQWQHMAIKQPCYAEPIRAATRAGCQVIAVDMQATTYPDADCVWITCPHNPFGHKETFPQHRHGVLDESYMPFNERQALGILSDVIRLGSLTKTFCIPGLRLGYIIAEQTHIQSLQSWLPPWPTSTLAAHLLPKLLPQAAQRDAHIVTLRQQMLDTLAQHNWEVQQGFTSFVLARPKDKLPDFASSRILVRRFPEWDSLAGWLRFGYPASEKDWQRFIAALT; encoded by the coding sequence ATGACAAACCTTCCTCACGGCGGTAATATTGAAGAAATTGCCAAACAGTGGGAATGTGCACCCGCTGATATTCTTGATTTATCCACGGGTTTGCACCCCGCAGGCCCTCCAACATGGTTAGGAAATTGGCTCAAGGAAAACAGTCATCTGGTTGGTCATTACCCCGACAGATTCGGGGAACCTGCACGTTCTGCCTTGGCAACATTCATGGGCATTGCCCCCGAAAACATCTTAATCATTGCAGGCGCACAAGCTGCCATCGAAGTTTTACCCCAAGCATTGCAATGGCAACACATGGCCATCAAACAACCCTGTTATGCTGAACCAATTCGAGCAGCAACACGTGCGGGTTGTCAGGTGATTGCTGTGGACATGCAGGCTACAACATATCCTGATGCGGATTGTGTGTGGATTACCTGTCCGCACAACCCTTTTGGACACAAAGAAACATTCCCTCAACATCGCCATGGTGTCTTGGATGAGTCTTATATGCCTTTTAATGAACGCCAAGCTTTGGGCATATTGTCTGATGTAATTCGCCTTGGTTCATTAACCAAAACCTTCTGCATTCCAGGGTTGCGTTTGGGGTATATCATTGCCGAACAAACCCACATCCAAAGCTTACAATCATGGCTTCCACCATGGCCAACATCCACACTTGCAGCACACCTTTTACCCAAGCTGCTTCCCCAAGCTGCGCAACGTGATGCACACATTGTCACATTAAGACAACAAATGCTTGATACATTAGCACAGCATAATTGGGAAGTTCAACAAGGTTTTACCAGTTTTGTGCTTGCCAGACCCAAAGACAAGTTGCCCGACTTTGCATCATCACGCATACTTGTCCGCCGCTTTCCTGAATGGGATAGTTTGGCAGGTTGGTTAAGGTTCGGCTATCCTGCATCAGAAAAAGATTGGCAACGTTTCATCGCAGCACTTACATGA
- a CDS encoding tetratricopeptide repeat protein, with product MSNMFKHLTQQLSLGFAVGLSLLVTTPIQAAPTIVDSISADQLTGIASNNISSLYADHGVLWITDKRNIAYQWRVGEAPSVFQKGNEKQKFNSLIPISDQRFVLTDTRNAHFLVSTKDSWNSFAEEGDQEGQIDNPIAAAWSKHGIIYIADAGNDRISAFTPEGLFLFTFGDDADKNSEDLNLKHITHIAVDRQGRVYVLDETGGGRISIYSAQGELDTILGKDEFKLFEHNNPKLTAMTVRPDGVLIIAEKKSGHILEIDWENMKVLSSFGTNGKGRGQFQRIGSLALDVDGKLYVADQGNKKIEIFQLDWQDTGHLNLKQDHMSILPSSVLLSACEKSYIYSAEQILCLNSKKDSVSIRSHDGVVLQQLNSKFNDPIQATFDQNELLILDDKGVKVFDKSGKFKFAFGSKGRRDGDLSDASSLTVTPDAVFIADTGNKRIQVFSRNGLFKQSIGNTKGDTTTLKEPTAVAIGSNGQIYVADAELRQILVYSNKGKLLKQLGYPAEHRHEFLTIHDIMTTQGNMLYAMVSTANNPLSVWVYHNNQYVYRFSPSSQQAQAGYDKQWAMANTKLQANSVTQLKSLAKQALQSTVSINLDLSVEPTLSLFKASSSLFGNDNNWIFNPIPSKPNVITILDTANHTRHTFIALFPPKKVRNISITGDEKQAHLQWLAASNHFTGYYNIYGRKDISSPFQMVQQSIQPEITLDREKFAFTEYRVSASTPLGKNSALSTIYQDGFWLGYRAFMAHDYEHALDLLSEATLANPKHAQAWLYLGKTQMALHNFDEASLTFKKLGQFTDWQQQSIYLQAEALMQKEAWLDVKSLVDHAEANGNIDAYLYSLSAYALMQLDDVPSAIYYLSQAVNLEPTSPTWHLALADANFKLGAEKDAAAELLLATQLAGNNINSWLEIARTYTKYHMYDDAIVAYERALRLDAKHPQALPELAKLHLIKGNLADARSLATRMSGIPKLKSTSYYILGQVALAEGKAPLALAMLAKAGQSDPNNANIWLSMANAYAKLNQPARETEFLVKANAVDDNNFDVHMRLATACEAKKDLPCTRNHYKRAITIDKSNITAQLGLARTAIAMGKMIEANHHALEALKINPTSIDAHLVLAEVQSARGMIPASIATLKKAMSIEEANMDVYLALSKAYIDNHMYDEAIAITDKAMLLDVRNPAPLILSGNIYLARQSFDLAISAFEKAVNLAPDNAKYRLQLNTAYLQKKRSADAGGNVVGLTLNTPQFSRVFSAAYKQYTDVPVATLKINNAAGVDYTNVKISFFVKEYMDFPTTTVVERVPAGGEVEVPLLAAFNNRILDIDEDTGVQSEVRAEYYLSGKPHVDTRHEIMTIYGKNAITWNKLEMVGSFATPKDDALAVFVRQLVNTYTPKGGAVNPRVAKAMTVYNGLSAYGIKYLVDPNTPYGKLGATQLDTVQFPRETLRQRSGDCDDLSILLVAALSNLGMETAILDVPQHLLMMFNTGVPASRSGSISLNDNALAIINDQVWIPLEATLIASSFNEAWAEGARKYHLYGKQGKMKIMPLAKAWESYPPVTLPPANFALTIPDQNIVGSKIQKEWAILAVKALERQVRPYRIMLALDASNTQAQMQIAVVYARNGLYEQAVQELENIRQKDPNNVAALNNLGNIYYMQQNYQKALPMYEQAAAAAPNNADIRVNIAMLYYKMGDALKAKLVFDEATALDDQIPKRYEQLAFLLHQ from the coding sequence ATGAGCAACATGTTTAAACATTTAACCCAACAACTAAGTTTAGGTTTTGCCGTTGGTTTATCCTTGCTCGTCACTACCCCCATACAAGCAGCGCCCACAATTGTTGACAGTATTTCAGCCGACCAACTGACTGGCATTGCAAGCAACAATATTTCATCCCTCTATGCAGACCATGGTGTTTTATGGATCACAGACAAACGTAATATTGCCTACCAATGGCGTGTTGGCGAAGCACCTAGCGTATTCCAGAAGGGCAATGAAAAGCAAAAGTTTAACAGTTTAATACCTATCTCAGATCAACGTTTTGTACTTACAGACACACGCAATGCACATTTTTTGGTAAGCACCAAAGATAGTTGGAATAGTTTTGCGGAAGAAGGGGACCAAGAGGGTCAAATTGACAACCCCATTGCCGCAGCTTGGTCAAAACATGGCATTATATATATTGCCGACGCTGGCAATGACCGCATCTCAGCTTTTACCCCCGAAGGCTTGTTTTTATTCACTTTTGGTGATGATGCAGACAAAAATTCAGAAGACCTAAACTTAAAACATATCACGCATATTGCGGTTGACCGTCAAGGCAGAGTCTATGTATTGGATGAAACGGGTGGTGGCAGAATATCCATTTATTCGGCCCAAGGCGAATTGGATACTATCTTAGGCAAAGACGAGTTTAAACTCTTTGAGCATAACAATCCTAAACTCACGGCCATGACTGTGCGCCCAGATGGTGTATTGATTATTGCCGAAAAGAAAAGCGGGCACATTTTAGAAATTGATTGGGAAAACATGAAAGTTTTGTCTTCTTTTGGCACCAATGGCAAAGGAAGGGGACAGTTTCAACGTATAGGTAGCCTAGCACTGGATGTGGACGGTAAGCTGTATGTTGCTGATCAAGGCAATAAAAAAATTGAAATTTTCCAACTGGATTGGCAAGACACGGGGCACCTAAACCTCAAACAAGACCATATGAGCATACTGCCTTCTTCCGTATTGTTATCAGCTTGTGAAAAATCTTACATTTATAGTGCAGAACAAATTTTGTGCCTAAACAGCAAAAAAGACAGTGTTTCTATCCGTTCGCACGATGGTGTTGTGTTACAACAGTTAAATAGCAAGTTTAACGACCCTATTCAGGCTACTTTTGACCAAAATGAACTACTCATTTTAGATGATAAAGGGGTTAAAGTTTTTGATAAATCAGGAAAATTCAAGTTTGCCTTTGGCAGCAAAGGTCGGCGTGATGGTGATTTGTCCGATGCCTCATCCTTAACAGTAACCCCAGATGCTGTTTTTATTGCAGACACAGGCAACAAACGTATCCAAGTATTTAGTCGCAATGGTTTGTTTAAACAGTCCATAGGCAATACCAAAGGTGATACGACCACATTAAAAGAACCCACTGCTGTTGCCATTGGCAGCAATGGTCAAATCTATGTTGCCGATGCCGAGCTGCGACAAATTCTTGTATATTCCAACAAAGGCAAGCTGCTTAAACAATTGGGTTATCCCGCTGAGCATCGCCATGAATTTTTAACCATCCATGACATTATGACAACCCAAGGTAATATGTTGTATGCCATGGTTTCTACAGCCAACAACCCACTTAGCGTTTGGGTGTACCATAATAATCAATATGTTTATCGTTTTTCACCAAGTTCCCAACAGGCACAAGCTGGTTATGACAAACAATGGGCAATGGCAAACACAAAACTACAAGCCAATTCTGTCACCCAATTAAAAAGCTTGGCAAAACAAGCATTACAAAGCACTGTTAGTATCAACTTAGACCTTAGTGTAGAACCAACTTTAAGTTTATTTAAAGCATCCAGTAGCCTATTTGGTAATGATAACAACTGGATATTTAACCCTATCCCTTCCAAGCCCAATGTGATTACCATACTTGATACTGCAAACCATACTCGTCATACATTTATTGCCCTTTTCCCACCTAAAAAGGTGAGAAATATTAGCATCACGGGTGATGAAAAACAGGCACACCTACAATGGCTTGCAGCAAGCAATCATTTCACTGGTTATTATAATATTTACGGCCGCAAAGATATATCCTCACCATTCCAAATGGTACAACAGAGCATACAACCAGAAATCACACTTGACCGTGAAAAGTTTGCCTTTACAGAATATAGAGTGTCAGCATCTACACCACTTGGTAAAAACAGTGCACTATCTACAATTTATCAAGATGGTTTCTGGCTGGGTTACCGTGCTTTTATGGCTCATGATTATGAGCATGCCTTAGATTTATTAAGTGAAGCAACATTAGCTAACCCTAAACATGCACAAGCTTGGTTATATCTTGGCAAAACCCAAATGGCTCTGCACAACTTTGATGAGGCTAGTTTAACCTTTAAAAAACTTGGTCAATTTACAGATTGGCAACAACAGTCGATTTACCTTCAAGCTGAAGCTTTGATGCAAAAAGAAGCATGGCTGGATGTAAAATCTTTGGTTGACCATGCTGAAGCCAATGGAAATATTGATGCCTACTTATACAGTTTATCAGCATACGCATTAATGCAGTTGGATGATGTGCCCAGTGCTATTTATTATCTGAGCCAAGCTGTGAACCTTGAACCAACATCACCCACTTGGCATTTAGCGCTCGCCGATGCCAACTTTAAACTGGGTGCTGAGAAAGACGCAGCAGCTGAATTACTTTTAGCCACGCAACTTGCAGGAAACAACATCAATTCTTGGCTTGAAATTGCTAGAACATATACCAAATATCATATGTATGATGATGCTATTGTGGCTTATGAACGCGCATTACGCCTGGATGCAAAACACCCACAAGCACTACCAGAACTTGCCAAGCTACATTTGATAAAAGGCAACCTTGCAGATGCACGTTCATTGGCAACACGGATGTCGGGTATTCCTAAGCTTAAAAGCACCTCTTATTATATTCTAGGACAAGTCGCACTGGCCGAAGGCAAAGCCCCATTGGCTTTAGCCATGTTGGCAAAAGCTGGGCAAAGCGACCCAAACAATGCCAATATTTGGTTATCCATGGCAAATGCTTATGCCAAGCTCAACCAACCTGCACGTGAAACGGAGTTTCTCGTCAAAGCCAATGCTGTAGATGACAACAACTTTGATGTGCATATGCGGTTAGCCACGGCCTGTGAAGCCAAAAAAGATTTACCTTGTACGCGTAACCATTATAAACGTGCCATTACCATTGATAAATCCAATATCACAGCCCAACTGGGGTTAGCACGTACTGCCATTGCTATGGGTAAAATGATTGAAGCCAATCACCATGCTCTAGAAGCCCTCAAAATTAACCCTACATCAATTGATGCACACCTAGTGTTGGCAGAAGTGCAAAGTGCACGTGGTATGATTCCAGCCAGTATTGCCACGCTGAAAAAAGCTATGAGTATTGAAGAAGCCAATATGGACGTTTACCTTGCTTTAAGTAAAGCTTATATTGATAACCATATGTATGATGAAGCGATTGCGATTACAGACAAAGCTATGTTATTGGATGTACGCAACCCTGCACCGCTGATTTTAAGTGGTAATATATATCTCGCACGTCAATCCTTTGATTTGGCTATTTCTGCTTTTGAAAAAGCTGTAAACCTTGCCCCAGACAATGCTAAATACCGCCTACAACTTAACACTGCATATTTACAGAAAAAACGCTCGGCCGATGCTGGTGGTAATGTGGTGGGTTTAACACTGAACACACCACAATTCTCCCGCGTATTTTCCGCAGCCTACAAACAATACACTGATGTTCCTGTAGCCACTTTAAAAATCAATAATGCTGCTGGTGTTGATTACACCAATGTTAAAATTTCCTTTTTCGTGAAAGAATATATGGACTTTCCTACAACCACAGTTGTGGAGCGCGTACCTGCAGGTGGCGAAGTTGAAGTGCCTTTATTGGCTGCCTTTAACAACCGCATTTTAGATATTGATGAAGATACGGGTGTACAAAGTGAAGTGCGTGCTGAGTATTATTTATCAGGTAAACCACATGTGGATACGCGTCATGAAATCATGACGATTTATGGTAAAAATGCCATCACATGGAATAAATTGGAAATGGTTGGTTCTTTTGCAACACCAAAAGATGATGCCTTAGCCGTCTTTGTTCGTCAGCTGGTCAATACTTATACACCCAAAGGTGGTGCTGTAAACCCACGCGTTGCCAAAGCCATGACTGTATACAACGGTTTATCAGCATATGGTATCAAATACCTTGTTGACCCCAATACACCATACGGAAAACTAGGTGCAACCCAACTCGACACCGTACAATTTCCAAGGGAGACCTTAAGACAACGCAGTGGTGATTGTGATGACTTATCTATCCTTTTGGTCGCAGCTTTATCAAACCTAGGTATGGAAACCGCTATCTTAGATGTACCACAACATCTTTTAATGATGTTTAACACTGGTGTACCAGCCTCTCGCAGCGGTTCAATTAGCCTCAATGATAACGCCTTAGCGATTATCAATGATCAAGTCTGGATTCCATTGGAAGCCACGCTTATTGCCTCAAGTTTTAATGAAGCATGGGCAGAAGGTGCCAGAAAATATCACTTGTATGGTAAACAGGGTAAAATGAAGATTATGCCATTGGCAAAAGCTTGGGAGAGTTACCCTCCTGTAACCCTGCCACCTGCAAACTTTGCTTTAACCATTCCAGACCAAAACATTGTTGGCAGTAAAATCCAAAAAGAATGGGCAATTCTAGCCGTCAAAGC